A stretch of Longimicrobium terrae DNA encodes these proteins:
- a CDS encoding GHMP kinase: MSQSAAHNLEPRGGPGRRTVELPASLPLAPAPPRHAGSAVVHAHHGEIVQGVFYSADGTLEHGLVTLPCPLFSARARFHARPTGPLAVEPSDRGRALKAARMTLDALGRTGWGGSLRMEGNVPLRWGCGSSTTDVLAAIFAVCDAFGTQLPREWIARISVAAESASDSLMYGPERAILFAQRLGTVLMDLGAPLPPVRVLGFNTEADRGVETLALPPCQYSPWEAEAFRPILGLLRHAVERQNPVLLGRVATASTLIMQRHRPKRGMADLLRLASECGALGVQVAHSGTVVGFLFHPGARSEADVGRARAGLHRLGMDRTWDFSTDSAPHPAGLP; encoded by the coding sequence ATGAGCCAATCGGCCGCACACAACCTGGAGCCGCGGGGCGGGCCCGGCCGCCGCACCGTGGAGCTGCCGGCGAGCCTTCCGCTCGCCCCGGCCCCGCCGCGCCACGCGGGGTCGGCCGTGGTGCACGCGCACCACGGGGAGATCGTGCAGGGCGTGTTCTACTCGGCGGACGGCACGCTGGAGCACGGGCTGGTCACCCTTCCCTGTCCCCTGTTCAGCGCCCGCGCCCGCTTTCACGCCCGCCCCACGGGGCCGCTGGCGGTGGAGCCGTCGGACCGCGGCCGCGCCCTCAAGGCCGCGCGCATGACGCTGGACGCGCTGGGGCGCACCGGCTGGGGCGGCTCGCTGCGCATGGAGGGCAACGTGCCGCTGCGCTGGGGGTGCGGCTCGTCCACCACCGACGTGCTGGCCGCCATCTTCGCGGTGTGCGACGCCTTTGGCACGCAGCTGCCGCGCGAGTGGATCGCGCGCATCTCCGTGGCGGCGGAAAGCGCCAGCGACTCGCTCATGTACGGCCCCGAGCGCGCCATTCTCTTTGCCCAGCGGCTGGGCACCGTGCTGATGGACCTGGGGGCGCCGCTTCCCCCGGTGCGCGTCCTTGGCTTCAACACCGAGGCGGACCGCGGGGTGGAAACGCTGGCCCTTCCCCCGTGCCAGTACTCGCCGTGGGAGGCCGAGGCCTTCCGCCCCATCCTGGGGCTGCTGCGCCACGCGGTGGAGCGGCAGAACCCGGTGCTGCTGGGCCGGGTGGCCACCGCCAGCACCCTCATCATGCAGCGCCACCGCCCCAAGCGCGGCATGGCCGACCTGCTGCGGCTGGCGTCCGAGTGCGGCGCGCTGGGCGTGCAGGTGGCGCACAGCGGCACCGTGGTGGGCTTTTTGTTTCACCCCGGGGCGCGCTCGGAGGCGGACGTGGGCCGCGCGCGCGCCGGGCTGCACCGCCTGGGAATGGACCGCACCTGGGACTTTTCCACCGATTCCGCCCCGCACCCCGCAGGACTCCCGTGA
- a CDS encoding ornithine carbamoyltransferase has product MSDTQTGILPIPPIAVRGGGAPRRHVLSILDLSADEVLYLCRRAVAIKRSDADPQTLRGRTVGVYFRKTSTRTRTGFLVGAGRLGATTVAFGSTELQTNTGESLGDTARTLAGYLDVLVMRTNESVAEMQAFAAHPSMSVINALSSDEHPTQALTDLSSMLEHFGRLEGLSVLYLGEGNRTAASLALAMSRIPGTRLVVAAPEGYGLDPRVLAKALELAAASGAVVQQTHDADGLEAGFDVVYTSRWQEMGVSKPDPEWKTRFAPFRVTRALAERVSAPGAVFMHDLPAVRNEDVDDEVLDGERSLAWVQAQYKMWSAMSVMEWCGAGVADEG; this is encoded by the coding sequence ATGAGCGACACGCAGACCGGGATCCTTCCCATTCCCCCCATCGCGGTGCGCGGCGGCGGAGCGCCCCGCCGCCACGTCCTGTCCATTCTGGACCTGTCCGCGGACGAGGTGCTGTACCTGTGCCGCCGCGCCGTCGCCATCAAGCGGTCCGATGCGGATCCGCAGACGCTGCGCGGGCGCACGGTGGGCGTGTACTTCCGCAAGACCTCCACCCGCACCCGCACCGGCTTTCTGGTGGGCGCCGGCCGGCTGGGGGCCACGACGGTGGCCTTTGGCAGCACCGAGCTGCAGACCAACACGGGCGAGTCGCTGGGCGACACCGCGCGCACCCTGGCCGGCTACCTGGACGTGCTGGTGATGCGCACCAACGAGAGCGTGGCCGAGATGCAGGCGTTCGCCGCGCACCCGTCCATGTCGGTGATCAACGCGCTCAGCTCCGACGAGCACCCCACGCAGGCGCTGACGGACCTGAGCAGCATGCTGGAGCACTTCGGGCGGCTGGAAGGCTTGTCCGTCCTGTACCTGGGCGAGGGCAACCGCACGGCCGCGTCGCTGGCGCTGGCCATGAGCCGCATTCCGGGCACGCGCCTGGTGGTGGCCGCGCCGGAGGGATACGGGCTGGACCCGCGGGTGCTGGCAAAGGCGCTCGAGCTGGCGGCGGCGTCCGGCGCCGTGGTGCAGCAGACGCACGACGCGGACGGGCTGGAGGCGGGCTTCGACGTGGTCTACACCAGCCGCTGGCAGGAGATGGGGGTGAGCAAGCCGGACCCGGAGTGGAAGACGCGGTTCGCCCCGTTCCGCGTCACGCGGGCGCTGGCGGAGCGCGTGTCGGCGCCGGGCGCGGTGTTCATGCACGACCTGCCCGCCGTGCGCAACGAGGACGTGGACGATGAGGTGCTGGACGGGGAACGCAGCCTGGCCTGGGTGCAGGCGCAGTACAAGATGTGGAGCGCCATGAGCGTCATGGAGTGGTGCGGGGCGGGCGTGGCGGATGAGGGCTGA
- a CDS encoding pyridoxal phosphate-dependent aminotransferase, translating into MKPHPSLARAPRFAAALGTRPASADAGPVPAEHMGGIAQALSIRYNNLVYDMKSRGEDVIVLSLGEAFFDIPLFRFDDLPMPDGYHYSHSRGVPELRRRLAAYYGERYGVPVDPADEILVTAGSKIAIHMSLMAILNPGDEAMVLEPAWVSYTEQVKLCHAVPVMVPHDAGIFRLGEFITARTRVIIVNNPNNPSGKLLTAEELAHLHELADEHGLFILSDEAYSDFVPEGRFISLGAGDPEKRHTLICNSMSKNHGMSGWRLGYVIGRPTVIDEVLKINQHLVTCPPTILQYYLERHFAEVLEITRPQIAEVVRRRAELAAFMDARGMTYLPGDSTFYFFVSIGRAGVSSEEFCTRLLTAHGVSTVPGIGYGDSCDGFIRVSVGTENMERTRRGIVLVDELIEVLAMENGLLATTGTEVMA; encoded by the coding sequence ATGAAACCTCACCCTTCGCTCGCGCGGGCCCCGCGGTTCGCCGCCGCGCTCGGGACACGCCCGGCCTCCGCGGACGCGGGGCCGGTGCCGGCGGAGCACATGGGCGGCATCGCCCAGGCGCTCAGCATCCGCTACAACAACCTCGTCTACGACATGAAGTCGCGGGGGGAGGACGTCATCGTCCTGTCCCTGGGCGAGGCCTTCTTCGACATCCCGCTGTTCCGCTTCGACGACCTGCCGATGCCGGACGGCTACCACTACTCGCACTCGCGCGGCGTGCCGGAGCTGCGCCGCCGCCTGGCCGCCTACTACGGCGAGCGCTACGGCGTGCCGGTGGATCCGGCGGATGAAATCCTCGTGACCGCGGGGAGCAAGATCGCCATCCACATGTCGCTCATGGCCATCCTCAACCCCGGCGACGAGGCCATGGTGCTGGAGCCGGCCTGGGTGAGCTACACCGAGCAGGTAAAGCTCTGCCACGCCGTGCCGGTCATGGTGCCGCACGACGCGGGGATCTTCCGCCTGGGCGAGTTCATCACCGCCCGGACGCGGGTCATCATCGTCAACAACCCCAACAACCCGTCGGGCAAGCTGCTGACGGCGGAGGAGCTGGCGCACCTGCACGAGCTGGCGGACGAGCACGGGCTGTTCATCCTGTCCGACGAGGCGTACAGCGACTTCGTCCCCGAAGGCCGGTTCATCTCCCTGGGCGCGGGCGACCCGGAAAAGCGCCACACCCTCATCTGCAACTCCATGTCAAAGAACCACGGCATGTCGGGGTGGCGCCTGGGATACGTGATCGGCCGGCCCACGGTGATCGACGAGGTGCTCAAGATCAACCAGCACCTGGTCACCTGCCCGCCCACCATCCTGCAGTACTACCTGGAGCGGCACTTTGCCGAGGTGCTGGAAATCACCCGGCCGCAGATCGCCGAGGTGGTGCGCCGGCGCGCCGAGCTGGCCGCCTTCATGGACGCGCGCGGCATGACGTACCTGCCGGGCGACTCCACCTTCTACTTCTTCGTTTCCATCGGGCGCGCGGGGGTGTCGTCGGAGGAGTTCTGCACCCGCCTGCTCACGGCGCACGGCGTAAGCACCGTTCCGGGCATCGGCTACGGCGACTCGTGCGACGGCTTCATCCGGGTGTCGGTGGGGACGGAAAACATGGAGCGCACGCGGCGGGGAATCGTCCTGGTGGATGAACTGATCGAGGTACTGGCGATGGAAAACGGCCTGCTGGCCACTACGGGCACGGAGGTGATGGCATGA
- a CDS encoding ABC transporter ATP-binding protein → MGEHWRSLRLLLRTAWRTDRWRSLALLLEPAGFLRFALFAWCLKLMADGAVRHDARMLAAGAAGITATRVLWFVGLWTGSWIRIGLTERVGFAFDREIARLTSELPGVEHHERPDIQDRLEMLRQKQGVLGNSLNTLINTANAVVAGVGTLVALAFASPWLLLLVPFALPVIPISTVQQRWYRDAEDRFAEPTRRARHLRALTVDRNAGMELRVFGLEAEILSRFRRTWRESWRGTHAADRRAALLNSAGELVFMAGYLGAVLLMLWRAGQGRATLGEVVMVVYLAQQVRGAVMDPIWKVARLGEALRAASRLLWLQDYAGGVGRGGDRPAPARLAEGIVFENVSFRYPGTGRWALRDVSFRIPAGSVVALVGENGAGKTTLVKLLCRMYEPTEGRILVDGVDLAGIGVDAWRERLSAAFQDFARFELTAQRTVGVGHLPRLDDRAAAREALERAGAADVLTRLPDGAESQLGGRWEGGVDLSTGQWQKLALGRALMRQDPLVVFLDEPTASLDAMTEHALFERYTNEARSGASRGAVTLLVSHRFSTVRGADLILVIDGGGVAELGPHHELLLRGGLYAELYQLQARSYA, encoded by the coding sequence ATGGGTGAGCACTGGCGCTCGCTGCGGCTTCTGCTGCGCACGGCGTGGCGCACGGACCGCTGGCGCTCGCTGGCGCTGCTGCTGGAACCCGCGGGCTTTCTGCGCTTCGCCCTGTTCGCCTGGTGCCTCAAGCTGATGGCCGACGGCGCGGTGCGGCACGACGCGCGGATGCTGGCGGCCGGCGCGGCGGGGATCACCGCCACCCGCGTGCTCTGGTTCGTGGGATTGTGGACGGGAAGCTGGATCCGCATCGGGCTCACCGAGCGGGTGGGCTTCGCCTTCGACCGCGAGATCGCGCGGCTCACGTCGGAGCTGCCCGGGGTGGAGCACCACGAGCGGCCCGACATTCAGGACCGGCTGGAGATGCTGCGGCAGAAGCAGGGCGTGCTGGGCAACTCGCTCAACACCCTCATCAACACCGCCAACGCGGTGGTGGCGGGGGTGGGCACCCTGGTGGCGCTGGCCTTTGCCAGCCCCTGGCTCCTGCTGCTGGTGCCCTTTGCGCTCCCGGTCATTCCCATCTCCACCGTGCAGCAGCGGTGGTACCGCGACGCGGAAGACCGCTTCGCCGAGCCCACCCGCCGGGCGCGCCACCTGCGCGCGCTCACGGTGGACCGCAACGCGGGAATGGAGCTGCGCGTGTTCGGGCTGGAGGCGGAGATCCTGTCCCGCTTCCGCCGCACCTGGCGCGAGTCGTGGCGGGGAACGCACGCCGCCGACCGCCGCGCCGCGCTGCTCAACAGCGCGGGCGAGCTGGTCTTCATGGCCGGCTACCTGGGCGCCGTGCTGCTGATGCTGTGGCGCGCGGGGCAGGGCCGGGCCACGCTGGGCGAGGTGGTGATGGTCGTCTACCTGGCGCAGCAGGTTCGCGGCGCGGTCATGGACCCCATCTGGAAGGTGGCCCGCCTGGGCGAGGCCCTCCGCGCCGCCAGCCGCCTGCTCTGGCTGCAGGACTACGCCGGCGGCGTCGGCCGCGGGGGAGACCGCCCCGCCCCCGCGCGCCTCGCGGAAGGGATCGTCTTTGAGAACGTCTCCTTCCGCTACCCCGGCACCGGCCGCTGGGCGCTGCGCGACGTGTCGTTCCGCATTCCCGCGGGGAGCGTGGTGGCGCTGGTGGGGGAGAACGGCGCGGGCAAGACCACGCTGGTCAAGCTGCTGTGCCGCATGTACGAGCCGACGGAGGGCCGCATCCTGGTGGACGGCGTGGACCTGGCCGGCATCGGGGTGGACGCGTGGCGCGAGCGGCTTTCCGCGGCGTTCCAGGACTTTGCGCGCTTCGAGCTGACGGCGCAGCGCACCGTGGGCGTGGGGCACCTGCCCCGGCTGGACGACCGCGCCGCCGCCCGCGAAGCGCTGGAGCGGGCCGGCGCCGCCGACGTGCTCACCCGGCTGCCGGACGGCGCGGAGTCGCAGCTGGGCGGGCGGTGGGAGGGGGGCGTGGACCTTTCCACCGGGCAGTGGCAGAAGCTGGCGCTGGGCCGCGCGCTGATGCGGCAGGACCCGCTGGTGGTGTTTCTGGACGAGCCCACCGCCAGCCTGGACGCCATGACCGAACACGCGCTCTTTGAGCGCTACACGAACGAAGCCCGCTCCGGCGCGTCGCGCGGCGCGGTGACCCTGCTGGTGTCGCACCGCTTCAGCACCGTCCGCGGGGCCGACCTGATCCTGGTCATCGACGGCGGCGGCGTGGCGGAGCTGGGGCCCCACCACGAGCTGCTGCTGCGTGGCGGGCTGTACGCCGAACTGTACCAGCTTCAGGCGAGGTCGTACGCATGA